The following are from one region of the Candidatus Eisenbacteria bacterium genome:
- a CDS encoding purine-nucleoside phosphorylase has product MGWPGRRPRGDRASLPQGPGGRMSDAKRAAEHLRGWMGTASPSLAVVLGSGLGGISESLEERKTIPFTEIPGFPSAGVAGHAGFLHSGIWGGRPVLLFQGRVHLYEGHPLRTVTLPARTAAELGVSRLVLTNAAGSCDREMSPGTLMRASDLIDLFFRRLREGMASPRIGAAPLLDPALGELLDRAACLSGVELRTGALCGSSGPSYETAAEIRLWRRLGARAACMSTIPEAFAARRAGVRVAAISLITNYGTGIAGRPLSHEEVVEWAAVAGERLARLLRKAVEMDG; this is encoded by the coding sequence ATGGGTTGGCCGGGCCGTCGCCCCCGCGGCGATCGGGCGTCCCTACCGCAGGGGCCAGGAGGAAGGATGAGCGACGCCAAGCGCGCGGCGGAACATCTTCGCGGGTGGATGGGGACCGCTTCACCCTCGCTCGCCGTCGTCCTCGGTTCGGGCCTCGGAGGGATCTCCGAGTCCCTCGAAGAGAGGAAGACCATCCCCTTCACCGAGATCCCTGGGTTCCCTTCGGCCGGAGTGGCGGGCCATGCCGGCTTCCTCCACAGCGGAATCTGGGGCGGCAGGCCCGTTCTCCTCTTTCAGGGGCGCGTCCATCTGTACGAAGGGCATCCGCTCAGGACCGTGACGCTCCCCGCGCGAACGGCGGCGGAGCTGGGAGTGAGCCGTCTCGTCCTGACGAACGCGGCCGGATCGTGCGACCGCGAGATGTCCCCCGGGACGCTGATGCGGGCGAGCGATCTGATCGATCTCTTCTTCCGTCGGTTGCGGGAAGGGATGGCCTCGCCCAGGATCGGCGCGGCGCCTCTCCTCGACCCCGCCTTGGGCGAACTTCTCGATCGCGCGGCGTGCCTTTCCGGCGTCGAGCTCCGAACCGGCGCTCTGTGCGGCAGCAGCGGCCCGTCCTACGAGACGGCGGCCGAGATCCGCCTATGGCGCCGGCTCGGGGCGAGGGCGGCGTGCATGTCCACGATTCCGGAGGCGTTCGCGGCGCGGAGGGCGGGAGTGCGGGTGGCCGCGATCTCCCTGATCACGAACTACGGCACGGGGATCGCCGGCCGTCCCCTCTCCCATGAGGAGGTCGTCGAATGGGCCGCGGTCGCAGGAGAGCGGCTTGCGCGGCTGCTGCGCAAGGCCGTCGAGATGGACGGATGA